In a single window of the Lates calcarifer isolate ASB-BC8 unplaced genomic scaffold, TLL_Latcal_v3 _unitig_688_quiver_1044, whole genome shotgun sequence genome:
- the LOC108879502 gene encoding rho GTPase-activating protein 23 isoform X3 — protein sequence MNGVAFCLVGIPPHSDAEAKGHRDGMVSSNENRRRPLSSGEVEGVSWHGPRTILLQKNSQGFGFTLRHFIVYPPESSLHSFKDEENGNTTGTGCQWSRLEPMDTIFVKSVKENGPAQQAGLCTGDRLVKVNGESILGKTYSQVIALIQNSENILELSIMPKDEDVLQLVSAYSQDAYLKGNKPYSGEAQNLPEPPPLCYPSTKHGSVAPKPGHNLHGLLDNWQCRSGPTTSLLDNQPPAASTPYSGWPGGPEDSSGHYPPSGQHRGRSSSAISALDFHFANHNAAIASATLPPPRKNSLPASARTYADTICHQALSEWYYSQAEVAEHISPRHRSISQDRLAELGMALGPGPMSAPAVSSEQRRRETLLYHHQAAAASHDSYWLGGWGGVSGPGSRSCSESLLAAYAEYEDNYGRSVEALAQASALVSPRYEHTAPSSTTKSSEHIDQKASGWQTQITVTSPFTTSSTVPPSGRQSGQQVAEPQTRRVKEEELVGYKSYSPSFSHKAGHLLQRAHSFREPSYSGPHLSSPSSRSSPADSVGGRVPRPQSTPALSASEEERAQLGEDREVISPISNNQEVVLRQKPPSGRRTPIQALRHPTYTKHAESPEAPVLTPSPGTPSPMSVGPGPNRKANGSLAQHAYDSLSSIPFIGSIKGRRSSYLLAITTERSKSCDEGLNTFKEEGRVFSKLPKRVKSFFTDGSLESLRAQEETRSKRHSTSELGTITFSDVRKEGWLHYKQILTEKGKVQLTAATPLRL from the exons GCTAAAGGGCATAGAGATGGCATGGTGTCGTCCAATGAGAACAGGCGCCGGCCGCTGTCATCGGGTGAGGTGGAGGGCGTGTCATGGCACGGCCCACGGACCATTTTACTCCAGAAGAACTCACAGGGATTTGGCTTCACTCTGCGCCACTTCATTGTCTACCCACCAGAGTCCTCCCTCCACAGCTTCAAG GATGAAGAGAATGGAAACACCACTGGAACAG GCTGTCAGTGGTCTCGTTTGGAGCCAATGGACACCATCTTTGTGAAGAGTGTCAAAGAGAATGGCCCTGCTCAACAAGCTGGACTGTGCACAG gggacAGGCTCGTGAAGGTGAATGGGGAAAGCATTCTTGGGAAAACCTACTCTCAAGTGATTGCACTGATCCAGAACAG TGAAAACATTCTGGAGCTCTCTATCATGCCAAAAGATGAGGATGTGTTGCAGTTGGTAAGT GCATACTCCCAGGATGCCTACCTGAAAGGCAACAAGCCATATTCAGGTGAGGCCCAGAACCTCCCTGagcctccacctctctgttACCCCTCCACCAAACACGGCTCTGTGGCCCCCAAGCCTGGCCACAACCTCCACGGTCTCCTGGACAACTGGCAGTGCCGATCTGGCCCCACCACCTCGCTGCTGGATAACCAACCCCCTGCTGCTTCTACCCCCTACTCTGGCTGGCCTGGGGGTCCCGAGGATTCCAGTGGCCACTATCCCCCATCGGGGCAGCACAGAGGCCGCTCCTCTTCAGCCATCAGCGCGCTGGACTTTCATTTTGCCAACCACAATGCTGCCATTGCCTCTGCAACGCTGCCTCCACCAAGGAAGAACAGCCTGCCGGCCTCCGCCCGCACCTATGCCGACACCATCTGCCACCAGGCTCTGTCGGAGTGGTACTACAGCCAGGCGGAGGTCGCAGAGCACATATCCCCCCGCCACCGCAGCATTTCTCAGGATCGTTTAGCGGAGCTGGGCATGGCGCTCGGCCCCGGACCTATGTCTGCCCCTGCAGTGTCTTCAGAGCAACGCAGGAGAGAAACCCTCCTGTACCACCACCAGGCAGCTGCTGCATCCCATGATTCCTATTGGCTAGGTGGCTGGGGTGGTGTATCAGGACCAGGAAGCAGGTCCTGCTCAGAGAGCCTGCTGGCAGCCTATGCCGAATACGAGGACAACTACGGGCGTTCTGTGGAAGCGCTGGCACAGGCCTCTGCACTGGTCTCACCTCGCTACGAACACACTGCACCGAGCTCAACAACTAAATCCAGTGAACACATTGATCAGAAAGCCTCGGGATGGCAGACCCAAATCACAGTGACATCCCccttcaccacctcctccacagtgCCTCCCAGTGGCAGGCAGTCAGGTCAGCAGGTAGCTGAACCTCAGACAAGGCGAGTAAAAGAGGAAGAGCTGGTGGGGTATAAGAGCTACAGCCCTTCTTTCTCCCACAAAGCTGGCCACCTTCTCCAGCGGGCCCATTCATTCAGAGAGCCCAGCTACAGCGGCCCCCATCTCAGCAGCcccagcagcaggagcagcccTGCAGACAGTGTAGGGGGGAGGGTGCCCAGGCCGCAGTCCACACCTGCCCTGTCTGCTTCAGAAGAGGAGAGAGCCCAGCTgggggaggacagagaggtCATCTCTCCCATCTCCAACAATCAGGAGGTGGTCCTCAGGCAGAAGCCTCCTTCAGGTCGCCGGACCCCCATTCAAGCTCTTCGACATCCCACCTACACAAAACATGCAGAGTCACCGGAGGCCCCTGTTCTGACACCCTCACCAGGGACCCCCTCCCCTATGTCTGTGGGGCCTGGCCCCAACCGCAAGGCCAATGGTAGCCTGGCACAGCATGCATATGACTCTCTGTCCTCTATTCCCTTCATAG GCAGTATTAAAGGTCGTCGCTCCTCCTACCTGCTCGCCATCACCACAGAGAGATCCAAGTCTTGTGATGAGGGACTCAACACCTTCAAGGAAGAAGGTCGTGTCTTCTC CAAACTACCAAAAAGGGTgaagagctttttcactgatgGG TCTTTGGAGAGCCTGCGAGCTCAGGAGGAAACCCGGTCCAAGCGCCATTCCACCTCTGAACTGGGAACCATTACATTCAGTGACGTACGCAAGGAGGGCTGGCTACACTACAAACAGATCCtcacagagaaaggaaaggtACAACTCACTGCTGCTACACCTCTCAGGCTCTGA
- the LOC108879502 gene encoding rho GTPase-activating protein 23 isoform X1, whose product MNGVAFCLVGIPPHSDAEAKGHRDGMVSSNENRRRPLSSGEVEGVSWHGPRTILLQKNSQGFGFTLRHFIVYPPESSLHSFKDEENGNTTGTGCQWSRLEPMDTIFVKSVKENGPAQQAGLCTGDRLVKVNGESILGKTYSQVIALIQNSENILELSIMPKDEDVLQLVSAYSQDAYLKGNKPYSGEAQNLPEPPPLCYPSTKHGSVAPKPGHNLHGLLDNWQCRSGPTTSLLDNQPPAASTPYSGWPGGPEDSSGHYPPSGQHRGRSSSAISALDFHFANHNAAIASATLPPPRKNSLPASARTYADTICHQALSEWYYSQAEVAEHISPRHRSISQDRLAELGMALGPGPMSAPAVSSEQRRRETLLYHHQAAAASHDSYWLGGWGGVSGPGSRSCSESLLAAYAEYEDNYGRSVEALAQASALVSPRYEHTAPSSTTKSSEHIDQKASGWQTQITVTSPFTTSSTVPPSGRQSGQQVAEPQTRRVKEEELVGYKSYSPSFSHKAGHLLQRAHSFREPSYSGPHLSSPSSRSSPADSVGGRVPRPQSTPALSASEEERAQLGEDREVISPISNNQEVVLRQKPPSGRRTPIQALRHPTYTKHAESPEAPVLTPSPGTPSPMSVGPGPNRKANGSLAQHAYDSLSSIPFIDEPTSPSTDLQPCYVPASSVVSSSQASTMATLTLTSVSPTSSSISSFVQLHFQDCSSIKGRRSSYLLAITTERSKSCDEGLNTFKEEGRVFSKLPKRVKSFFTDGSLESLRAQEETRSKRHSTSELGTITFSDVRKEGWLHYKQILTEKGKVQLTAATPLRL is encoded by the exons GCTAAAGGGCATAGAGATGGCATGGTGTCGTCCAATGAGAACAGGCGCCGGCCGCTGTCATCGGGTGAGGTGGAGGGCGTGTCATGGCACGGCCCACGGACCATTTTACTCCAGAAGAACTCACAGGGATTTGGCTTCACTCTGCGCCACTTCATTGTCTACCCACCAGAGTCCTCCCTCCACAGCTTCAAG GATGAAGAGAATGGAAACACCACTGGAACAG GCTGTCAGTGGTCTCGTTTGGAGCCAATGGACACCATCTTTGTGAAGAGTGTCAAAGAGAATGGCCCTGCTCAACAAGCTGGACTGTGCACAG gggacAGGCTCGTGAAGGTGAATGGGGAAAGCATTCTTGGGAAAACCTACTCTCAAGTGATTGCACTGATCCAGAACAG TGAAAACATTCTGGAGCTCTCTATCATGCCAAAAGATGAGGATGTGTTGCAGTTGGTAAGT GCATACTCCCAGGATGCCTACCTGAAAGGCAACAAGCCATATTCAGGTGAGGCCCAGAACCTCCCTGagcctccacctctctgttACCCCTCCACCAAACACGGCTCTGTGGCCCCCAAGCCTGGCCACAACCTCCACGGTCTCCTGGACAACTGGCAGTGCCGATCTGGCCCCACCACCTCGCTGCTGGATAACCAACCCCCTGCTGCTTCTACCCCCTACTCTGGCTGGCCTGGGGGTCCCGAGGATTCCAGTGGCCACTATCCCCCATCGGGGCAGCACAGAGGCCGCTCCTCTTCAGCCATCAGCGCGCTGGACTTTCATTTTGCCAACCACAATGCTGCCATTGCCTCTGCAACGCTGCCTCCACCAAGGAAGAACAGCCTGCCGGCCTCCGCCCGCACCTATGCCGACACCATCTGCCACCAGGCTCTGTCGGAGTGGTACTACAGCCAGGCGGAGGTCGCAGAGCACATATCCCCCCGCCACCGCAGCATTTCTCAGGATCGTTTAGCGGAGCTGGGCATGGCGCTCGGCCCCGGACCTATGTCTGCCCCTGCAGTGTCTTCAGAGCAACGCAGGAGAGAAACCCTCCTGTACCACCACCAGGCAGCTGCTGCATCCCATGATTCCTATTGGCTAGGTGGCTGGGGTGGTGTATCAGGACCAGGAAGCAGGTCCTGCTCAGAGAGCCTGCTGGCAGCCTATGCCGAATACGAGGACAACTACGGGCGTTCTGTGGAAGCGCTGGCACAGGCCTCTGCACTGGTCTCACCTCGCTACGAACACACTGCACCGAGCTCAACAACTAAATCCAGTGAACACATTGATCAGAAAGCCTCGGGATGGCAGACCCAAATCACAGTGACATCCCccttcaccacctcctccacagtgCCTCCCAGTGGCAGGCAGTCAGGTCAGCAGGTAGCTGAACCTCAGACAAGGCGAGTAAAAGAGGAAGAGCTGGTGGGGTATAAGAGCTACAGCCCTTCTTTCTCCCACAAAGCTGGCCACCTTCTCCAGCGGGCCCATTCATTCAGAGAGCCCAGCTACAGCGGCCCCCATCTCAGCAGCcccagcagcaggagcagcccTGCAGACAGTGTAGGGGGGAGGGTGCCCAGGCCGCAGTCCACACCTGCCCTGTCTGCTTCAGAAGAGGAGAGAGCCCAGCTgggggaggacagagaggtCATCTCTCCCATCTCCAACAATCAGGAGGTGGTCCTCAGGCAGAAGCCTCCTTCAGGTCGCCGGACCCCCATTCAAGCTCTTCGACATCCCACCTACACAAAACATGCAGAGTCACCGGAGGCCCCTGTTCTGACACCCTCACCAGGGACCCCCTCCCCTATGTCTGTGGGGCCTGGCCCCAACCGCAAGGCCAATGGTAGCCTGGCACAGCATGCATATGACTCTCTGTCCTCTATTCCCTTCATAG ATGAACCCACCAGTCCTAGTACTGACCTACAGCCCTGCTATGTACcagcttcctctgtggtgtccaGTTCCCAGGCCTCCACAATGgccactctcactctcacctctgtctccccgacctcctcctccatctcctcctttgTCCAACTTCATTTTCAGGATTGCA GCAGTATTAAAGGTCGTCGCTCCTCCTACCTGCTCGCCATCACCACAGAGAGATCCAAGTCTTGTGATGAGGGACTCAACACCTTCAAGGAAGAAGGTCGTGTCTTCTC CAAACTACCAAAAAGGGTgaagagctttttcactgatgGG TCTTTGGAGAGCCTGCGAGCTCAGGAGGAAACCCGGTCCAAGCGCCATTCCACCTCTGAACTGGGAACCATTACATTCAGTGACGTACGCAAGGAGGGCTGGCTACACTACAAACAGATCCtcacagagaaaggaaaggtACAACTCACTGCTGCTACACCTCTCAGGCTCTGA
- the LOC108879502 gene encoding rho GTPase-activating protein 23 isoform X2 produces MNGVAFCLVGIPPHSDAEAKGHRDGMVSSNENRRRPLSSGEVEGVSWHGPRTILLQKNSQGFGFTLRHFIVYPPESSLHSFKDEENGNTTGTGCQWSRLEPMDTIFVKSVKENGPAQQAGLCTGDRLVKVNGESILGKTYSQVIALIQNSENILELSIMPKDEDVLQLAYSQDAYLKGNKPYSGEAQNLPEPPPLCYPSTKHGSVAPKPGHNLHGLLDNWQCRSGPTTSLLDNQPPAASTPYSGWPGGPEDSSGHYPPSGQHRGRSSSAISALDFHFANHNAAIASATLPPPRKNSLPASARTYADTICHQALSEWYYSQAEVAEHISPRHRSISQDRLAELGMALGPGPMSAPAVSSEQRRRETLLYHHQAAAASHDSYWLGGWGGVSGPGSRSCSESLLAAYAEYEDNYGRSVEALAQASALVSPRYEHTAPSSTTKSSEHIDQKASGWQTQITVTSPFTTSSTVPPSGRQSGQQVAEPQTRRVKEEELVGYKSYSPSFSHKAGHLLQRAHSFREPSYSGPHLSSPSSRSSPADSVGGRVPRPQSTPALSASEEERAQLGEDREVISPISNNQEVVLRQKPPSGRRTPIQALRHPTYTKHAESPEAPVLTPSPGTPSPMSVGPGPNRKANGSLAQHAYDSLSSIPFIDEPTSPSTDLQPCYVPASSVVSSSQASTMATLTLTSVSPTSSSISSFVQLHFQDCSSIKGRRSSYLLAITTERSKSCDEGLNTFKEEGRVFSKLPKRVKSFFTDGSLESLRAQEETRSKRHSTSELGTITFSDVRKEGWLHYKQILTEKGKVQLTAATPLRL; encoded by the exons GCTAAAGGGCATAGAGATGGCATGGTGTCGTCCAATGAGAACAGGCGCCGGCCGCTGTCATCGGGTGAGGTGGAGGGCGTGTCATGGCACGGCCCACGGACCATTTTACTCCAGAAGAACTCACAGGGATTTGGCTTCACTCTGCGCCACTTCATTGTCTACCCACCAGAGTCCTCCCTCCACAGCTTCAAG GATGAAGAGAATGGAAACACCACTGGAACAG GCTGTCAGTGGTCTCGTTTGGAGCCAATGGACACCATCTTTGTGAAGAGTGTCAAAGAGAATGGCCCTGCTCAACAAGCTGGACTGTGCACAG gggacAGGCTCGTGAAGGTGAATGGGGAAAGCATTCTTGGGAAAACCTACTCTCAAGTGATTGCACTGATCCAGAACAG TGAAAACATTCTGGAGCTCTCTATCATGCCAAAAGATGAGGATGTGTTGCAGTTG GCATACTCCCAGGATGCCTACCTGAAAGGCAACAAGCCATATTCAGGTGAGGCCCAGAACCTCCCTGagcctccacctctctgttACCCCTCCACCAAACACGGCTCTGTGGCCCCCAAGCCTGGCCACAACCTCCACGGTCTCCTGGACAACTGGCAGTGCCGATCTGGCCCCACCACCTCGCTGCTGGATAACCAACCCCCTGCTGCTTCTACCCCCTACTCTGGCTGGCCTGGGGGTCCCGAGGATTCCAGTGGCCACTATCCCCCATCGGGGCAGCACAGAGGCCGCTCCTCTTCAGCCATCAGCGCGCTGGACTTTCATTTTGCCAACCACAATGCTGCCATTGCCTCTGCAACGCTGCCTCCACCAAGGAAGAACAGCCTGCCGGCCTCCGCCCGCACCTATGCCGACACCATCTGCCACCAGGCTCTGTCGGAGTGGTACTACAGCCAGGCGGAGGTCGCAGAGCACATATCCCCCCGCCACCGCAGCATTTCTCAGGATCGTTTAGCGGAGCTGGGCATGGCGCTCGGCCCCGGACCTATGTCTGCCCCTGCAGTGTCTTCAGAGCAACGCAGGAGAGAAACCCTCCTGTACCACCACCAGGCAGCTGCTGCATCCCATGATTCCTATTGGCTAGGTGGCTGGGGTGGTGTATCAGGACCAGGAAGCAGGTCCTGCTCAGAGAGCCTGCTGGCAGCCTATGCCGAATACGAGGACAACTACGGGCGTTCTGTGGAAGCGCTGGCACAGGCCTCTGCACTGGTCTCACCTCGCTACGAACACACTGCACCGAGCTCAACAACTAAATCCAGTGAACACATTGATCAGAAAGCCTCGGGATGGCAGACCCAAATCACAGTGACATCCCccttcaccacctcctccacagtgCCTCCCAGTGGCAGGCAGTCAGGTCAGCAGGTAGCTGAACCTCAGACAAGGCGAGTAAAAGAGGAAGAGCTGGTGGGGTATAAGAGCTACAGCCCTTCTTTCTCCCACAAAGCTGGCCACCTTCTCCAGCGGGCCCATTCATTCAGAGAGCCCAGCTACAGCGGCCCCCATCTCAGCAGCcccagcagcaggagcagcccTGCAGACAGTGTAGGGGGGAGGGTGCCCAGGCCGCAGTCCACACCTGCCCTGTCTGCTTCAGAAGAGGAGAGAGCCCAGCTgggggaggacagagaggtCATCTCTCCCATCTCCAACAATCAGGAGGTGGTCCTCAGGCAGAAGCCTCCTTCAGGTCGCCGGACCCCCATTCAAGCTCTTCGACATCCCACCTACACAAAACATGCAGAGTCACCGGAGGCCCCTGTTCTGACACCCTCACCAGGGACCCCCTCCCCTATGTCTGTGGGGCCTGGCCCCAACCGCAAGGCCAATGGTAGCCTGGCACAGCATGCATATGACTCTCTGTCCTCTATTCCCTTCATAG ATGAACCCACCAGTCCTAGTACTGACCTACAGCCCTGCTATGTACcagcttcctctgtggtgtccaGTTCCCAGGCCTCCACAATGgccactctcactctcacctctgtctccccgacctcctcctccatctcctcctttgTCCAACTTCATTTTCAGGATTGCA GCAGTATTAAAGGTCGTCGCTCCTCCTACCTGCTCGCCATCACCACAGAGAGATCCAAGTCTTGTGATGAGGGACTCAACACCTTCAAGGAAGAAGGTCGTGTCTTCTC CAAACTACCAAAAAGGGTgaagagctttttcactgatgGG TCTTTGGAGAGCCTGCGAGCTCAGGAGGAAACCCGGTCCAAGCGCCATTCCACCTCTGAACTGGGAACCATTACATTCAGTGACGTACGCAAGGAGGGCTGGCTACACTACAAACAGATCCtcacagagaaaggaaaggtACAACTCACTGCTGCTACACCTCTCAGGCTCTGA